A region from the Polaribacter sp. Hel1_33_78 genome encodes:
- a CDS encoding NADPH-dependent FMN reductase, translated as MKKVLAFAGSTSSTSINKKLAIFAAEKLENTSFDVIDLKDFTLPIYSIDEEQNGFPGDAKKFTSLLDNYDGFILSLAEHNGSYAAAFKNVFDWSTRIEKNFFRDKPLLLMATSPGGRGGQTVLETGVQSFSRMGAKELISFSFPSFYDNFKDGKIIHENLLISLKEQVNKFENAVNQSI; from the coding sequence ATGAAAAAAGTATTAGCGTTTGCAGGAAGCACGAGCTCAACATCTATCAATAAAAAATTAGCAATTTTTGCTGCAGAGAAGTTAGAAAACACCTCTTTTGATGTGATAGACTTAAAAGATTTCACTTTACCGATTTATAGCATTGATGAAGAACAAAATGGATTTCCAGGAGATGCAAAAAAGTTTACTTCTTTGTTGGATAATTATGACGGATTTATCCTCTCATTAGCAGAACATAATGGATCTTATGCTGCAGCTTTTAAGAATGTTTTTGATTGGAGTACAAGAATAGAAAAGAATTTTTTTAGAGATAAACCATTATTATTAATGGCAACTTCACCAGGAGGTAGGGGAGGGCAAACAGTTTTAGAAACAGGAGTTCAATCATTCTCTAGAATGGGTGCTAAAGAACTAATTTCTTTTTCTTTTCCAAGTTTCTACGATAATTTTAAAGATGGTAAAATCATACATGAAAATTTATTAATATCATTAAAAGAACAAGTAAATAAATTTGAGAATGCTGTAAATCAATCCATATGA
- a CDS encoding glutaredoxin: MKIVLYGKQGHAYTVAFKNFLNSTDVPYVYKDVSKDAEAREHSKELYDGVVKFPTLFVDDTIYLTPTTEEFNKIMQDLRLRA, translated from the coding sequence ATGAAAATAGTTTTATACGGGAAACAAGGACATGCCTATACAGTTGCTTTTAAAAATTTTTTAAATTCAACCGATGTTCCTTATGTATATAAAGATGTTTCTAAGGATGCTGAAGCAAGAGAACACAGCAAAGAACTATATGATGGAGTTGTTAAATTTCCAACTTTATTTGTAGATGATACCATCTATTTAACGCCAACAACAGAAGAATTTAATAAAATAATGCAAGATTTAAGATTAAGAGCATAA
- a CDS encoding NUDIX domain-containing protein: MEVKDKISNVTSKVISSIWGTLEQFNFDFTFKNGKTRNVFHEVYGKSDGVAILLYNTKTEKVILSKQFRMPVFVAGISKGFSIEVVGGGIDKNESPETCVIRETEEEVGYRISEVKKVCTVFLSPGIVKEKVHLFVGEYKDEDKTENGGGLAIENEEIEVIEISFIDALKMIKTQEIMDARTILLLQYLEINQFI, encoded by the coding sequence ATGGAAGTTAAAGATAAAATTAGTAACGTTACCTCTAAAGTTATTTCCAGTATTTGGGGTACTTTAGAGCAATTTAATTTTGATTTTACGTTTAAAAACGGAAAAACAAGAAATGTATTTCATGAAGTTTATGGAAAAAGTGATGGAGTTGCAATTTTGCTTTATAATACTAAAACAGAAAAAGTAATTTTATCGAAACAATTTAGAATGCCCGTTTTTGTGGCAGGTATTTCAAAAGGATTTTCTATCGAAGTTGTTGGCGGTGGAATTGATAAAAATGAGTCTCCAGAGACTTGTGTGATTCGTGAAACGGAGGAGGAAGTTGGTTATCGAATATCAGAAGTAAAAAAAGTATGCACTGTTTTTTTATCACCAGGCATTGTGAAAGAAAAAGTACATCTTTTTGTGGGTGAATATAAAGATGAAGACAAAACAGAAAATGGAGGAGGTCTTGCAATTGAAAATGAAGAAATAGAAGTAATAGAAATATCATTCATAGATGCTTTAAAAATGATTAAAACACAAGAAATTATGGATGCAAGAACCATTTTATTATTACAGTATTTGGAAATAAATCAATTTATATAG
- a CDS encoding FAD-dependent oxidoreductase: protein MMKYKHIFEPLDLGFTTLKNRILMGSMHTGLEEEKNAIDKISTYYAERAKGGVGLIVTGGISPNIQGWTGPFAARMSSTKHAIQHQKITNAVHKEGGKICMQILHSGRYGYHPFNVAPSKIKSPITPFKPFKLTQSGIKRTIRDFVNCAELSKMAGYDGVEIMGSEGYLINQFIAKRTNKRTDNYGGAYENRMRLPIELVKQTREAVGKEFIIIYRLSMLDLVENGSSWEEVVQLGKEIEKAGATIINTGIGWHEARIPTIATSVPRGAFTWVTKKMKEELSIPLITSNRINMPETAEKILSEGDADMISMARPFLADSEWVNKAAQDRVDEINTCIGCNQACLDHVFEQEVASCLVNPRACHETELNYYPTESQKKIAVIGAGPAGLAASTIAAQRGHLVTLFDADKEIGGQFNLAKQIPGKEEFYETLRYFKKQIELHQVSLKLNTRVSEDDLKDSDFDEIIVATGIKPRELKIEGINHQKVLSYIDVLKFKKPVGKRVAVIGAGGIGFDVSEYLTHEGESTSLNIDTWLKEWGIDKTLEARAGIEGEKPLIHAASREIFMFKRSKGKFGGNLGKTTGWIHRSSLKKKKVQFIGDVSYTKIDDQGLHYTQNEEAKILEVDHIVICAGQIPFKELYQPLLDVGKKVHVIGGADFASELDAKRAIKQGAILAAKI, encoded by the coding sequence ATTATGAAATATAAGCACATTTTTGAACCATTAGATTTAGGTTTTACAACTTTAAAAAATAGAATTTTAATGGGTTCTATGCATACAGGTTTAGAAGAAGAAAAAAATGCTATTGATAAAATTTCAACCTATTACGCAGAAAGAGCCAAGGGAGGAGTTGGTCTTATTGTTACAGGAGGAATTTCACCAAATATTCAAGGTTGGACAGGGCCTTTTGCTGCAAGAATGTCTTCAACAAAACATGCTATACAGCACCAAAAAATAACGAATGCAGTTCATAAAGAAGGAGGGAAAATTTGTATGCAAATTTTGCATTCAGGGCGTTATGGATATCATCCTTTTAATGTTGCTCCCTCTAAAATAAAGTCGCCAATAACACCTTTTAAACCATTTAAGTTAACACAATCAGGAATCAAAAGAACAATTAGAGATTTTGTAAACTGTGCTGAATTATCTAAAATGGCAGGTTATGATGGTGTTGAAATTATGGGCTCGGAAGGCTATTTAATCAATCAATTTATTGCAAAAAGAACCAATAAAAGAACTGATAATTATGGTGGTGCATATGAAAACAGAATGCGTTTACCTATTGAGTTGGTAAAACAAACTCGTGAAGCTGTTGGTAAAGAATTCATTATAATTTACCGACTATCAATGTTAGATTTGGTTGAAAATGGTAGTTCTTGGGAAGAGGTGGTACAACTGGGTAAAGAAATAGAAAAAGCTGGAGCCACTATTATAAATACAGGGATTGGTTGGCATGAGGCTAGAATCCCTACAATTGCAACTTCAGTTCCAAGAGGTGCATTTACTTGGGTTACAAAAAAAATGAAAGAAGAATTATCAATTCCTTTGATTACTTCTAACAGAATAAATATGCCAGAAACAGCTGAAAAAATATTATCAGAAGGAGATGCAGATATGATTTCTATGGCGCGTCCTTTTTTAGCAGATTCAGAATGGGTAAATAAAGCAGCACAAGATAGAGTAGACGAAATAAATACATGTATTGGTTGTAATCAAGCTTGCTTAGATCATGTTTTCGAACAAGAAGTTGCAAGTTGTTTAGTAAACCCTCGGGCTTGTCATGAAACAGAACTGAATTATTATCCTACAGAAAGTCAAAAGAAAATAGCAGTAATTGGAGCAGGTCCAGCAGGTTTAGCAGCATCAACAATTGCAGCACAAAGGGGCCATTTGGTTACTTTATTTGATGCGGATAAAGAAATTGGTGGTCAGTTTAATCTTGCAAAACAAATTCCAGGAAAAGAAGAGTTTTATGAAACCTTACGTTATTTTAAGAAACAAATTGAACTTCATCAAGTAAGCTTAAAACTAAATACTAGAGTTTCTGAGGATGATTTAAAAGATTCAGATTTTGACGAAATTATAGTTGCAACAGGAATTAAGCCGAGAGAATTAAAAATTGAAGGAATTAATCATCAAAAAGTATTGAGTTACATTGATGTCTTAAAGTTTAAAAAGCCAGTAGGCAAAAGAGTAGCTGTAATTGGAGCAGGAGGAATTGGTTTTGACGTTTCAGAATATTTAACACATGAAGGAGAATCTACCTCGCTAAATATTGATACTTGGTTAAAAGAATGGGGAATAGACAAAACGCTAGAAGCCAGAGCAGGAATTGAAGGAGAAAAACCATTAATTCATGCAGCATCTAGAGAAATTTTTATGTTTAAAAGGAGTAAAGGAAAATTTGGTGGAAATCTTGGGAAAACTACAGGTTGGATTCACCGTTCTAGTTTAAAAAAGAAAAAAGTTCAGTTTATAGGAGATGTTTCTTATACTAAAATTGACGATCAAGGGTTGCATTATACACAAAATGAGGAAGCTAAAATTTTAGAAGTAGATCATATTGTTATTTGTGCAGGTCAAATACCTTTTAAAGAATTATACCAACCTTTATTGGATGTAGGTAAAAAAGTACATGTAATTGGTGGAGCAGATTTTGCATCAGAGTTAGATGCAAAAAGAGCGATCAAACAAGGTGCAATATTGGCGGCCAAAATTTAG
- a CDS encoding OmpP1/FadL family transporter — protein sequence MNKIFLKLAFLMLSALVYGQAGHVMQGVGAVNMSMGGAATAQPLDISGALQWNPAAISTFDSKILDFNFGLFYSSPELSSTGFEFNGSTGEQTGNMITGLTEDDRGVSPMPALAMVWGKEDSKHTFGLSAFGISGFGVTFPQQEFNFNPINNMQPFGFGRVESDYMLLQVGLAWAYEISETFSIGIQPTINYGALELAPSPLSSPDFTPPSGAPGDQMYPNSDKASALGFGAQFGVFYNSPSGIKLGASYKTGQSFGDLEFKNTYLDGSAAPETAFNMDYPTILSFGLGYSKGDIDFALDYRMVDYENTDGFAEKGWVIAEEGPTAGFPTGAVKGFGWKNINILSVGLQYKGIEKLPLRVGYTYSSNPIDDELAFFSIPATAVIANAFQLGFSYPITDNLMLNGVYHYGTSDGKTEGNLLNPTPDQDFNQDGQPDGPWNVATNPLGKVPNSKVGYEMTTGMVMFGVSYTFKE from the coding sequence ATGAATAAAATTTTTTTAAAACTTGCGTTTCTAATGCTGTCAGCATTAGTTTACGGGCAAGCGGGCCATGTTATGCAAGGTGTTGGTGCCGTTAACATGTCTATGGGTGGCGCAGCCACTGCACAACCATTAGATATTTCCGGAGCTCTACAGTGGAATCCTGCGGCAATATCAACTTTTGATAGTAAAATATTAGATTTTAATTTTGGTTTATTCTATTCATCTCCAGAATTAAGTTCTACTGGATTTGAGTTTAATGGATCAACTGGCGAACAAACAGGAAATATGATTACTGGTCTTACTGAGGATGATAGAGGTGTCTCTCCTATGCCAGCTCTAGCAATGGTTTGGGGAAAAGAGGATAGCAAACACACCTTTGGTTTATCGGCTTTTGGTATTAGTGGTTTTGGAGTTACTTTTCCACAGCAAGAGTTTAATTTTAATCCAATTAATAACATGCAACCTTTTGGTTTTGGTCGTGTAGAATCTGATTATATGTTATTGCAAGTTGGTTTGGCTTGGGCATATGAAATAAGTGAAACATTTTCAATAGGTATTCAGCCAACAATTAATTATGGAGCATTAGAGTTAGCGCCAAGTCCATTATCTTCTCCAGATTTCACACCACCTTCAGGTGCTCCAGGTGATCAAATGTACCCAAATAGTGATAAAGCATCTGCTCTTGGTTTTGGGGCACAGTTTGGGGTGTTTTACAACTCACCAAGTGGAATTAAATTAGGAGCGTCATACAAAACAGGACAATCATTTGGGGATTTAGAATTTAAAAACACTTATTTAGATGGTTCAGCAGCACCTGAAACAGCTTTTAATATGGATTACCCAACAATATTATCATTTGGTTTAGGATATTCAAAAGGAGATATTGATTTTGCATTGGATTATAGAATGGTTGATTATGAGAACACCGACGGTTTTGCTGAAAAAGGTTGGGTTATTGCTGAAGAAGGTCCAACTGCTGGTTTTCCTACAGGAGCTGTAAAAGGTTTTGGATGGAAAAATATAAATATACTTTCCGTTGGACTTCAATACAAAGGAATCGAAAAATTACCTTTAAGAGTTGGTTATACATATAGTAGCAATCCTATTGATGATGAATTGGCATTTTTCTCAATTCCTGCAACTGCAGTTATTGCGAATGCTTTTCAATTAGGTTTTAGTTACCCAATAACTGATAATTTAATGTTGAATGGTGTGTATCATTATGGTACTAGTGATGGAAAAACAGAAGGAAATTTACTAAACCCTACTCCAGATCAAGATTTTAATCAAGATGGGCAACCGGACGGACCTTGGAATGTTGCCACAAACCCATTAGGAAAAGTTCCCAATAGTAAAGTTGGTTACGAAATGACAACGGGTATGGTGATGTTTGGCGTTAGTTATACATTTAAAGAATAG
- a CDS encoding pirin family protein: MNKIIHKAASRGHANHGWLRSHHTFSFASYQNLERMNFGMLRVLNDDVVEPKRGFGTHPHKNMEIISIPISGALSHKDSMSNKRSIEVGEVQVMSAGTGLTHSEFNDSETKAVNFLQLWIIPELENIMPYYNQKIFKAIKRKNKFQVLVSPKDKLVAGSLPINQQGYISMIDLDKGFETTYNLRNGAYFFLIEGEVLIEDETLEKRDAIGITEKEKINIKANVLSKLLVIDVPMK; this comes from the coding sequence ATGAATAAAATAATACACAAAGCAGCATCTAGAGGTCATGCAAATCATGGATGGTTGCGGTCACATCATACATTTAGTTTTGCAAGTTATCAAAATTTAGAAAGAATGAATTTTGGGATGTTACGCGTTTTAAATGATGACGTTGTGGAACCAAAAAGGGGGTTTGGAACACATCCGCATAAAAATATGGAAATTATTTCTATCCCTATTTCTGGAGCCTTATCTCACAAAGATAGTATGAGTAATAAACGTTCTATAGAAGTTGGGGAAGTACAGGTTATGAGTGCAGGAACTGGTTTAACACATTCAGAATTTAATGACAGTGAAACAAAGGCTGTAAATTTTTTACAACTTTGGATTATTCCTGAGTTAGAAAATATAATGCCTTATTACAATCAAAAAATATTTAAAGCGATAAAAAGAAAAAACAAATTTCAAGTTTTAGTTTCCCCAAAAGATAAATTGGTTGCAGGTTCTTTGCCAATAAACCAGCAAGGATATATTTCGATGATTGATTTAGATAAAGGCTTCGAAACAACTTACAATTTAAGAAATGGAGCTTATTTTTTCTTAATTGAAGGAGAAGTATTAATAGAGGATGAAACTCTTGAAAAAAGAGATGCCATTGGAATTACGGAAAAAGAAAAAATCAATATCAAGGCAAATGTGTTAAGTAAATTGTTAGTGATTGATGTTCCTATGAAATAG
- a CDS encoding CAL67264 family membrane protein → MNKNTVLAWATLIMILVGLGLIALGAFRYNEVAGWGFAAVGVGFFAIAWVFNALKGRV, encoded by the coding sequence ATGAATAAAAATACAGTGCTTGCTTGGGCAACATTGATAATGATACTTGTAGGATTAGGATTAATTGCTTTAGGCGCTTTTAGATATAATGAAGTTGCAGGTTGGGGATTTGCAGCGGTTGGTGTTGGTTTTTTTGCTATTGCTTGGGTTTTTAATGCCTTAAAGGGTAGAGTATAA
- the lpxD gene encoding UDP-3-O-(3-hydroxymyristoyl)glucosamine N-acyltransferase yields MKSFSLEEIIAIVNGELIGNCKDLIFAPEQIENAVKGNVTFIGNSKYARFWEKSKASIAIVYDGINVLPGEGKAFIKVKNADLAMALILDAFEPEHPYFEADIHPTAVIDKTVKLGNGCKIGANSYIGKNVIIGENVIIYPNVSVFDDTIIGNETVIWSGTVIRERSKIGSHCIFHSNVSIGADGFGYRPSNDGRGLVKIKHIGNVVIGNAVEVGANSCIDRGKFSSTVLGDGCKIDNLVQIGHNSVLGRCCIMAGNSGLAGSVTLGDGVIIGGSASIKDHVTIHSGAKVGAGSGVISDVEAGKTVVGYPACDSREKMKQWVALRKLARN; encoded by the coding sequence ATGAAATCATTCTCCCTTGAAGAAATAATAGCAATTGTTAACGGTGAACTTATTGGAAATTGCAAAGATTTAATATTCGCTCCAGAGCAAATTGAAAATGCAGTAAAGGGGAATGTTACCTTTATAGGAAATTCTAAATATGCTCGTTTCTGGGAAAAATCAAAGGCGAGTATAGCAATTGTATATGATGGAATTAATGTGCTTCCAGGAGAAGGAAAAGCATTTATTAAAGTAAAAAATGCTGACTTAGCAATGGCACTGATATTGGATGCTTTTGAACCGGAACATCCCTATTTTGAAGCAGATATTCATCCAACAGCGGTTATAGATAAAACTGTAAAATTGGGAAATGGATGCAAAATTGGTGCAAATTCTTATATCGGTAAAAATGTAATAATAGGGGAAAATGTAATCATCTACCCTAACGTTTCTGTTTTTGATGATACTATCATTGGAAATGAGACAGTTATTTGGTCCGGAACAGTGATTAGAGAAAGAAGTAAAATTGGAAGTCATTGTATTTTTCATTCAAACGTTAGTATTGGAGCAGATGGTTTTGGATATAGACCAAGTAATGATGGTAGAGGCTTAGTTAAAATAAAGCATATTGGTAATGTTGTTATTGGAAATGCTGTAGAAGTAGGTGCTAATTCATGCATTGATCGTGGAAAATTTAGTTCTACTGTCTTAGGCGATGGCTGTAAGATTGATAATTTAGTGCAAATAGGTCATAATTCTGTGCTAGGAAGATGTTGTATAATGGCTGGAAACAGTGGTTTAGCAGGTTCTGTAACGTTAGGTGATGGAGTTATTATTGGAGGTAGTGCTTCTATAAAAGATCATGTTACTATACATTCTGGTGCTAAAGTTGGCGCTGGTTCTGGCGTTATCAGTGACGTAGAAGCGGGTAAAACGGTAGTTGGTTATCCAGCATGCGATTCAAGAGAAAAAATGAAACAGTGGGTAGCTTTGCGTAAACTTGCAAGAAATTAA
- a CDS encoding OsmC family protein — MLRDKNAEVVLTNKNYLAEVKTRNHFLVIDEPVSSGGDDNGPTPVEYLLTAIGGCVSITLRMYAERKGWDVGKITVNVSQKEESTCEGIKKWLVEDISFEKEITEDQKKRLLVIAGKCPVAKMIKGETKMESKII, encoded by the coding sequence ATGCTTAGAGATAAAAATGCTGAAGTAGTTTTAACAAATAAAAACTATCTGGCTGAAGTTAAAACAAGAAATCACTTTTTAGTAATTGATGAACCTGTCAGCTCTGGCGGTGACGATAACGGCCCAACACCAGTTGAATACTTATTAACTGCAATAGGCGGTTGTGTTTCAATAACCTTAAGAATGTATGCAGAAAGAAAAGGATGGGATGTAGGTAAAATAACTGTCAATGTTTCTCAAAAAGAAGAGTCAACTTGTGAAGGAATTAAAAAATGGTTGGTTGAAGATATTTCCTTTGAAAAAGAAATCACTGAAGATCAAAAAAAGAGGTTGTTGGTTATTGCAGGGAAATGTCCAGTGGCAAAAATGATAAAAGGAGAAACAAAAATGGAATCAAAAATTATATAA
- a CDS encoding MarR family winged helix-turn-helix transcriptional regulator, translating to MGDISKDINSKFINSKVKALINIKYTFNWLNSRENEFFKPYGISPQQYNILRILRGAKDKIKVQIVKDRMVERAPNATRLMDKLCDKNLIERERCEHDRRVVFVKITLSGLDLLSTIDDNEKVSFLEKLTDEEAITLSNLLDKIR from the coding sequence ATGGGAGACATTTCTAAAGATATCAACTCTAAGTTTATAAACAGTAAGGTAAAGGCATTAATCAATATAAAATATACTTTTAATTGGTTAAATAGCAGGGAGAATGAGTTTTTTAAACCTTATGGAATTTCTCCACAACAATACAATATTTTAAGAATTTTAAGGGGTGCTAAAGATAAAATTAAGGTTCAGATTGTGAAAGACAGAATGGTAGAAAGAGCTCCAAATGCAACTCGTTTAATGGATAAGTTGTGTGATAAAAACTTAATTGAAAGAGAGCGCTGTGAGCATGATAGAAGAGTAGTGTTTGTAAAAATAACGCTATCTGGGTTGGATTTATTATCTACTATAGATGACAATGAAAAGGTGTCTTTTTTAGAAAAATTAACAGATGAAGAAGCCATTACTTTAAGCAATCTTTTAGATAAAATTAGATAG
- the ettA gene encoding energy-dependent translational throttle protein EttA, whose amino-acid sequence MSDDKKVIFSMNKVSKTYQSTGKQVLKDIYLSFFYGAKIGILGLNGSGKSTLLKIIAGVEKNFQGDVTFSPGYNVGYLEQEPQLDPEKTVLEVVKEGVAETVAILDEYNKINDMFGLEEVYSDADKMEKLMNQQAELQDKIDAANAWELDTKLEIAMDALRTPDSDKKIGVLSGGEKRRVALCRLLLQEPEILLLDEPTNHLDAESVHWLEHHLAQYKGTVIAVTHDRYFLDNVAGWILELDRGEGIPWKGNYSSWLDQKSQRMAQESKTASKRQKTLERELDWVRQGAKGRQTKQKARLKNYDKLMSQDQKQVDEKLEIYIPNGPRLGTNVIEAIGVSKAYGDKLLYDNLEFNLPQAGIVGIIGPNGAGKTTIFKMIMGEEAPDKGTFKVGETAKIAYVDQAHSNIDPEKTIWENFSDGQDLVMMGGKQVNSRAYLSRFNFSGSEQNKKVSALSGGERNRLHLAMTLKEEGNVLLLDEPTNDLDVNTLRALEEGLENFAGCAVVISHDRWFLDRVCTHILAFEGNSEVYFFEGGFSEYEENKKKRLGGDLMPKRIKYRKLIR is encoded by the coding sequence ATGAGCGACGATAAGAAGGTTATCTTTTCGATGAATAAGGTTTCTAAAACCTATCAATCAACTGGTAAACAAGTATTAAAAGATATATATTTAAGCTTCTTTTATGGAGCTAAAATTGGAATTTTAGGTTTAAACGGATCTGGAAAATCAACATTATTAAAAATTATAGCGGGTGTAGAAAAGAATTTTCAAGGCGATGTAACTTTTTCCCCTGGTTATAATGTTGGGTATTTGGAACAAGAGCCTCAACTAGATCCTGAGAAAACTGTTTTAGAAGTTGTAAAAGAAGGGGTTGCAGAGACTGTTGCAATTCTTGACGAATACAACAAAATTAATGATATGTTTGGTTTAGAAGAAGTTTATTCTGATGCAGATAAGATGGAAAAACTAATGAATCAGCAAGCAGAATTGCAAGATAAGATTGATGCTGCCAATGCTTGGGAATTAGACACTAAATTAGAAATAGCAATGGATGCTTTAAGAACTCCAGATTCTGATAAAAAAATTGGAGTATTGTCTGGAGGGGAAAAAAGACGTGTTGCATTATGTAGATTATTACTGCAAGAGCCAGAAATTTTATTATTAGATGAGCCAACAAATCACTTGGATGCAGAATCGGTGCATTGGTTAGAGCATCATTTAGCACAATATAAGGGAACCGTAATTGCAGTAACACATGATAGATATTTCTTAGATAATGTAGCTGGTTGGATTCTTGAACTGGATAGAGGAGAAGGAATTCCTTGGAAAGGAAATTACTCTTCTTGGTTAGATCAAAAATCTCAGAGAATGGCGCAAGAAAGTAAAACAGCTTCTAAACGTCAAAAAACATTAGAACGTGAGTTAGATTGGGTTCGTCAAGGAGCAAAAGGTCGTCAAACAAAGCAAAAAGCTCGTTTGAAAAATTATGACAAATTAATGAGTCAAGACCAAAAACAAGTTGATGAAAAATTAGAAATCTACATTCCTAATGGCCCTAGATTAGGAACAAATGTGATTGAAGCAATTGGTGTATCTAAAGCTTATGGAGATAAATTATTATACGATAATTTAGAATTTAATTTACCACAAGCAGGTATTGTTGGGATTATTGGTCCGAACGGAGCAGGAAAAACAACGATTTTTAAAATGATCATGGGAGAAGAAGCTCCTGATAAGGGAACTTTTAAGGTAGGTGAAACTGCTAAAATTGCATATGTAGACCAAGCACATTCCAATATTGATCCAGAAAAAACAATATGGGAAAATTTTTCGGATGGTCAAGATTTAGTCATGATGGGAGGAAAGCAAGTAAATTCTCGCGCTTATTTAAGTCGTTTTAATTTTTCTGGAAGTGAACAAAATAAGAAGGTCTCTGCTCTTTCTGGTGGGGAACGTAACCGTTTACATTTAGCCATGACCCTAAAAGAAGAAGGTAATGTTTTACTTTTAGATGAACCAACAAACGATTTAGATGTAAATACTTTAAGGGCTTTAGAGGAAGGTTTAGAGAATTTTGCTGGTTGTGCAGTGGTTATTTCTCACGATAGATGGTTTTTAGATAGAGTTTGTACACATATTTTAGCTTTTGAAGGAAATAGTGAAGTATATTTCTTTGAAGGTGGTTTTTCTGAATACGAAGAAAATAAAAAGAAACGTTTAGGTGGAGATTTAATGCCGAAACGAATTAAATATAGAAAGTTAATTAGATAA
- a CDS encoding pirin family protein: protein MKKYKTIQHKVTSPMVNMGPIKLRQPLPTEEIENVDPFLLLHHYGPYAISEFNNPFDLGPHPHRGFEPITLLFKGEQLHRDSLGNEMVVKAGDVQWTTAGRGIIHAEGPTKEFVKEGGDLEGIQLWLNLPAKDKMMTPNYQHLEEKQIPKIFSEDKKVQLNIIAGNQNNESGLIQTQTAVNVFTLKANKGGQLEINIPEKHQSLIYLLVGEILVNTSELLRKGENQMITFNQDGNTIQFEAKKESTLLVLSGEPIGEKITQYGPYVMNTQTEILEAMRDYQKGKMGYLY from the coding sequence ATGAAAAAATATAAAACAATACAGCATAAAGTTACAAGTCCTATGGTAAATATGGGACCAATAAAATTGCGTCAACCATTGCCAACGGAAGAAATAGAGAATGTAGATCCGTTTTTATTGTTGCATCATTATGGACCTTATGCGATATCAGAATTTAACAATCCGTTTGATTTAGGGCCGCATCCGCACAGAGGTTTTGAACCAATAACATTGTTGTTTAAAGGTGAGCAATTACACAGAGATTCATTAGGAAATGAAATGGTGGTGAAAGCTGGAGATGTTCAATGGACAACAGCAGGTCGTGGAATTATCCATGCTGAGGGGCCAACTAAAGAATTTGTGAAAGAAGGGGGAGATTTAGAGGGAATTCAGTTGTGGTTAAACTTGCCAGCAAAAGATAAAATGATGACACCGAATTATCAGCACTTAGAAGAAAAACAAATACCAAAAATTTTTTCTGAGGATAAAAAAGTGCAATTAAATATTATTGCAGGTAATCAAAATAATGAATCTGGTTTGATACAAACTCAGACGGCTGTTAACGTTTTTACCTTAAAAGCAAATAAAGGGGGACAATTAGAAATTAATATTCCAGAAAAGCATCAATCTTTAATTTATTTGTTAGTTGGTGAAATTTTAGTGAATACTTCAGAACTACTCAGGAAAGGAGAAAACCAAATGATTACTTTTAATCAAGATGGAAATACCATTCAATTTGAAGCAAAAAAAGAAAGTACACTATTGGTTTTATCAGGAGAACCAATTGGAGAAAAAATCACTCAATATGGACCTTACGTAATGAATACTCAAACAGAAATTTTGGAAGCAATGCGCGATTATCAGAAGGGTAAAATGGGGTATTTGTATTAA